One window of the Salvia splendens isolate huo1 chromosome 1, SspV2, whole genome shotgun sequence genome contains the following:
- the LOC121741913 gene encoding 60S ribosomal protein L35: MARIKVHELRLKNKVELLAQLKDLKAELALLRVAKVTGGAPNKLSKIKVVRLSIAQVLTVISQKQKSALREAYKNKKYLPLDLRPKKTRAIRRRLTKHQASLKTEKQKKKEMYFPLRKYAIKV, translated from the exons ATGG CGAGGATTAAGGTTCACGAGCTGAGGCTTAAGAACAAGGTAGAGCTGCTGGCGCAGCTCAAGGATCTGAAGGCGGAGCTTGCGCTGCTGCGCGTAGCGAAGGTGACCGGAGGCGCTCCGAACAAGCTGTCGAAGATCAAGGTGGTTAGGCTGTCGATTGCGCAGGTGCTGACCGTGATTTCTCAGAAGCAGAAGTCCGCGCTGCGAGAAGCCTACAAGAACAAGAAATACTTGCCCCTTGATCTCCGCCCTAAGAAGACTCGCGCTATCCGCCGCCGCCTCACCAAGCACCAG GCATCTTTGAAGACAGAAAAGcagaagaagaaagagatgTATTTCCCTCTAAGGAAGTATGCCATCAAAGTTTAA